The Mucilaginibacter yixingensis genome window below encodes:
- a CDS encoding DUF2147 domain-containing protein — MKRYSFYSLLVVSVLLAGMAWAQNSNSPADRICGQWMSSEKNLLVTVYRDGSTYKGRMTWFKAEDNSKTMEEWTDKHNPDQKLRNRKLLGMVVLTNLVYDARSHTWEGGRIYESRSGKTWDAAVTLLNDEQMKVTGYWHFKFIGRAMSFHKVAGPPTVSTY; from the coding sequence ATGAAAAGATACTCCTTTTACAGCTTGCTGGTCGTTTCTGTGTTGCTGGCAGGTATGGCCTGGGCGCAAAATAGCAACTCGCCGGCCGACCGTATTTGTGGCCAGTGGATGTCGTCTGAAAAAAACCTGCTGGTTACCGTTTACCGTGACGGATCGACCTATAAAGGCAGGATGACCTGGTTTAAAGCTGAAGATAACAGCAAGACGATGGAAGAGTGGACAGATAAACATAACCCCGACCAGAAACTGCGCAACCGCAAGCTATTAGGCATGGTGGTACTCACTAATTTGGTGTATGATGCCCGGAGCCATACTTGGGAGGGAGGCCGTATCTATGAATCGCGTAGCGGAAAGACATGGGACGCCGCCGTTACCCTGCTAAATGATGAGCAAATGAAGGTAACAGGGTACTGGCATTTTAAGTTCATTGGGCGTGCAATGAGCTTTCATAAAGTGGCTGGACCGCCTACAGTGTCAACCTATTGA
- a CDS encoding S8 family serine peptidase — protein MKSYTFLLLFIISTLAVSCKKSETPQPPATISIDPDHLEISSVNPAYSYRVKVSIANSTETTVTWTSEDPRIASVGTDGLIKALVAGQTNIVATLGNGIASAKCKITITDEYDYKYRITLKDKGQSDFSIARPEAFLSAKAIERRRKRNIAIDETDLPISSDYIKAIKNVGGTIVAQSKWLGTVSVLTSDQLLVEKYKALPFVKDVTMVWQGKRLSSAPAAYTDAPQAGTHNTIVTPITYGAAATNITVNNGQALHNNGFTGKGIDIAVIDAGFINLKSNPYFNNITIKGAKSFVYENHDPYAIDDHGVWVTSCMAVNKPGSYVGTAPDANYWLLRTEDEADEYPIEEDYWVNAIEYADSVGVDIVNSSLTYNNDYYIPAAQYKFEDMDGKTATATRAANLAFAKGIFIVCCSGNERSWVGTPADSPNVLTIGGVTPTGLLASFTAWDVTVDGRVKPDIMSLSSGAAVINTSGSSEMRSGTSYASPIICGLAACLWQAYPQLTNKDLLDIFRKSGDKADSPAIPFGYGIPDMQKALTLAKTAAAGK, from the coding sequence ATGAAATCCTACACCTTCCTGTTACTATTTATTATCAGCACATTAGCTGTAAGCTGCAAAAAAAGCGAAACGCCACAACCGCCTGCTACCATCAGCATCGACCCAGATCATCTGGAGATTTCCTCCGTTAATCCCGCTTACTCTTATCGCGTAAAAGTTAGTATAGCCAACTCTACAGAAACTACGGTAACATGGACTTCTGAGGATCCCAGAATTGCATCAGTCGGCACAGACGGACTTATTAAGGCGCTGGTTGCCGGCCAAACCAACATAGTAGCTACATTGGGAAACGGCATAGCATCAGCCAAATGCAAAATAACCATAACAGACGAGTATGATTATAAGTATCGGATTACGCTGAAAGACAAAGGGCAATCTGATTTTTCTATTGCCCGGCCAGAAGCCTTCTTATCGGCCAAAGCTATTGAGCGCCGCCGGAAAAGAAACATCGCCATAGATGAAACAGACCTGCCTATTTCGTCCGATTACATTAAAGCCATAAAAAATGTAGGCGGTACTATAGTGGCCCAAAGCAAATGGCTGGGTACGGTAAGCGTTTTAACCTCTGATCAGTTATTGGTAGAAAAATACAAAGCGCTGCCTTTTGTAAAAGATGTAACCATGGTTTGGCAGGGTAAAAGATTAAGCAGCGCCCCCGCAGCTTATACAGATGCGCCGCAGGCAGGCACCCACAATACCATTGTCACGCCAATTACCTATGGTGCTGCCGCCACTAATATTACTGTTAACAACGGGCAAGCCTTGCACAACAACGGCTTTACCGGTAAGGGAATAGATATTGCCGTTATTGATGCCGGGTTTATTAACCTTAAATCAAACCCTTATTTCAATAATATCACTATCAAAGGCGCAAAATCTTTTGTTTATGAGAATCATGATCCCTATGCCATAGATGACCATGGCGTGTGGGTTACATCGTGTATGGCGGTTAATAAACCCGGGAGCTACGTGGGTACCGCACCTGATGCCAATTACTGGCTGCTGCGTACTGAAGATGAAGCGGACGAATATCCAATTGAAGAAGATTACTGGGTTAACGCCATTGAATATGCCGATAGCGTAGGCGTGGATATTGTCAACTCATCATTAACCTATAACAATGACTACTATATACCGGCTGCCCAATATAAATTTGAAGACATGGACGGCAAAACCGCCACTGCCACCCGCGCGGCTAATCTGGCTTTTGCCAAGGGTATATTTATTGTTTGTTGCTCTGGTAATGAACGCTCATGGGTTGGCACACCTGCCGATTCGCCAAACGTGCTCACTATAGGCGGCGTTACCCCAACCGGTTTACTGGCCAGTTTTACTGCCTGGGATGTTACGGTGGATGGGCGCGTAAAGCCCGACATCATGTCATTAAGTTCTGGTGCTGCGGTTATCAATACATCAGGCAGCTCTGAAATGAGGAGTGGGACATCTTACGCCAGCCCTATTATTTGCGGACTAGCGGCTTGCCTGTGGCAGGCCTATCCACAACTAACCAATAAAGATTTGCTGGATATCTTCCGGAAATCAGGCGATAAAGCAGATAGTCCGGCAATTCCTTTTGGCTACGGCATCCCCGATATGCAAAAAGCACTTACACTAGCAAAAACTGCGGCTGCGGGCAAGTAA
- a CDS encoding cupin domain-containing protein, translated as MSAGGFSKDNCLNTYKWGENCDGWTFVDTDAMSVKQELMPPGTAEVMHYHEKATQFFFILKGTAIFNIDGAVKVLTEHQGIEVLPGQKHRISNHSQADLEFTLYSHPSTKNDRINVE; from the coding sequence ATGAGCGCAGGAGGTTTTTCTAAAGATAATTGCCTGAACACCTACAAATGGGGCGAGAACTGCGACGGCTGGACGTTTGTAGATACCGATGCCATGTCGGTTAAGCAAGAGTTGATGCCGCCGGGTACTGCCGAGGTGATGCATTATCACGAGAAAGCTACCCAGTTCTTTTTTATACTGAAGGGCACAGCCATTTTTAATATAGACGGAGCGGTAAAAGTATTGACTGAGCACCAGGGCATTGAAGTTTTGCCCGGCCAGAAACACCGGATCAGCAATCATAGTCAGGCCGATCTGGAGTTTACGCTGTACTCGCACCCGTCGACAAAAAACGATAGAATAAATGTTGAATAA
- a CDS encoding N-acetyltransferase, producing MTIQDFDIQVASAQHVDYAEQICIEMAESAKARGTGIAQRSPEYVANKMLEGKAVIALHKTGTWAGFCYIETWSHGDFVANSGLIVNPEFRKVGLAKAIKHAVFALSRKKYPNAKIFGLTTGLAVMKINSDLGYEPVTYSELTQDEAFWNGCKSCVNYDILMSKGRKNCMCTAMLFDPAEKAKEYEEKMKKITHKATLLERIENALKRSTKMFTAELKHN from the coding sequence ATGACCATACAAGATTTTGATATACAGGTTGCAAGCGCTCAGCATGTGGATTACGCAGAGCAGATTTGTATAGAGATGGCCGAATCGGCCAAGGCGCGGGGTACAGGTATTGCCCAGCGTTCGCCAGAATATGTAGCCAATAAGATGCTGGAAGGCAAGGCGGTAATTGCCTTGCATAAAACCGGCACCTGGGCTGGCTTTTGCTATATTGAAACCTGGAGCCACGGCGATTTTGTGGCTAACTCGGGCCTCATCGTTAATCCGGAGTTTAGGAAAGTTGGCCTGGCCAAGGCTATCAAGCATGCGGTTTTTGCACTTTCGCGTAAAAAATATCCTAATGCCAAAATATTTGGCTTAACCACCGGTCTGGCGGTAATGAAGATCAACTCAGACCTGGGTTATGAGCCGGTTACTTATTCTGAACTGACACAGGATGAAGCTTTTTGGAACGGCTGCAAAAGCTGCGTGAACTATGATATCCTGATGAGCAAGGGCCGCAAAAACTGCATGTGCACCGCTATGCTGTTTGACCCAGCTGAAAAAGCAAAGGAATACGAGGAGAAAATGAAAAAGATCACGCACAAAGCAACATTGTTAGAGCGTATTGAAAACGCATTAAAGCGTTCAACCAAAATGTTTACAGCCGAGCTGAAACACAATTAA
- a CDS encoding acyl transferase, whose amino-acid sequence MISRQEVFGIDNEQQFAKIALQAFRHQAQHNDIYRQFIDGLGVDPANISTVEQIPFLPISFFKNHTVLSSKDPAQVTFTSSGTTGMVTSSHEVTDVLWYEESFRRAFELFYGDIKDYCVLALLPSYLERDGSSLIYMVRDLIAQSGNADSGFYLYNHDDLYVQLQRQQAKGQPTILFGVTFALLDFAEQYHINFPELIIMETGGMKGRRKEMIREELHTILCHGFGVPAIHSEYGMTELLSQAYSKGNGIFECPPWMRVLTRDTNDPLSLTRAGQTGGINVIDLANINSCCFIATQDLGKIQPDGSFEVLGRFDNSDIRGCNLLVQ is encoded by the coding sequence ATGATTAGCCGCCAGGAAGTATTTGGGATTGATAACGAACAGCAATTTGCCAAAATTGCCTTACAGGCTTTTCGGCATCAGGCGCAGCATAATGATATCTATCGTCAATTTATTGACGGGCTGGGCGTTGATCCAGCCAATATCAGCACGGTTGAGCAAATCCCCTTCCTACCTATTTCTTTCTTTAAAAACCACACGGTTTTGAGCAGTAAAGATCCGGCTCAGGTTACGTTTACCAGTTCGGGCACTACAGGCATGGTAACCAGCAGCCATGAGGTAACAGACGTTTTGTGGTATGAAGAAAGCTTCCGCCGGGCGTTTGAGTTATTTTATGGCGATATCAAAGACTATTGCGTACTGGCGCTGCTGCCCTCTTACCTGGAACGCGATGGCTCATCACTCATCTACATGGTGCGCGATCTGATTGCGCAATCAGGCAATGCCGATAGCGGTTTTTACCTCTACAACCACGATGATTTGTACGTACAGCTACAACGCCAGCAAGCCAAAGGGCAGCCAACTATTTTGTTCGGCGTCACCTTTGCGTTGCTGGATTTTGCGGAGCAATACCACATCAATTTTCCTGAACTGATTATTATGGAAACCGGTGGCATGAAAGGTCGCCGTAAAGAAATGATCCGCGAGGAACTGCATACCATACTTTGCCACGGCTTTGGCGTACCGGCTATTCACTCAGAATATGGAATGACCGAGCTGCTGTCTCAAGCTTACTCCAAAGGCAACGGCATTTTTGAGTGCCCACCCTGGATGCGCGTCCTCACCCGCGATACCAATGATCCGCTCAGCCTCACCCGTGCTGGTCAGACGGGCGGCATCAATGTCATCGATCTGGCTAATATCAATTCCTGTTGCTTTATAGCCACGCAGGATCTGGGTAAAATTCAGCCTGATGGTAGTTTTGAGGTCTTGGGGCGTTTTGATAACTCAGATATCAGGGGCTGTAATCTGCTGGTGCAGTAG
- a CDS encoding metallophosphoesterase produces MHGSGIIRFFVIIAALSLLLDWYVFYGLRTLVADWPSRRWQLIVLGSFLVISLGVTILFFAGLGSLRHAQGMRPYHEWLLSLFLSFLISKIFFAIVLSLGDLGRFTVGLSQHLGKPLKAGETYFPARRKFISELAVLLAAIPFSSFFYAIFKGKYNYKLHRQTLYFDDLPEAFDGFTITQLSDIHSGSFDNTAAVQRGIDLANAQKSDLFVFTGDLVNNAAWEIEPYINHFKQLKAPFGQFSILGNHDYGDYIQWDSEAEKDANLDRLKENHAKMDFRLLLDENLTLQKNGQQITLIGVQNWGQGFKQKGDLEKALRGVDGRAFKILLSHDPTHWEKIVKQHPTKIHLTLSGHTHGAQFGIEAAWLRWSPVQYRYPHWAGHAQYHGRHLYINRGFGFLAFSGRLGIWPEVTVITLKKGKAAQA; encoded by the coding sequence ATGCACGGAAGCGGAATTATCAGGTTTTTTGTCATCATTGCGGCGCTGAGCCTGCTGCTGGATTGGTATGTTTTCTATGGGCTGCGCACCCTGGTAGCCGACTGGCCTTCGCGCCGATGGCAGTTGATTGTACTGGGCAGCTTCCTGGTAATTTCGCTTGGCGTAACCATCCTGTTTTTTGCAGGACTGGGCAGCCTGCGCCACGCACAGGGTATGCGACCGTATCATGAGTGGCTGTTAAGTTTGTTCCTCTCCTTCCTCATCAGCAAAATATTTTTTGCTATCGTACTTTCTCTGGGAGATCTGGGCCGGTTTACCGTAGGGCTTTCGCAGCACCTGGGCAAACCATTAAAAGCAGGCGAAACCTACTTCCCGGCGCGACGAAAATTTATCAGCGAGTTGGCCGTCCTGCTGGCGGCCATCCCTTTCAGTTCTTTCTTTTACGCTATCTTTAAAGGAAAATATAACTACAAACTGCATCGTCAAACACTTTACTTTGACGATCTGCCTGAGGCTTTTGACGGTTTTACGATTACCCAACTATCTGACATCCATTCGGGTAGTTTTGATAACACTGCCGCGGTGCAGCGGGGCATTGATCTGGCCAACGCGCAAAAAAGCGATCTCTTTGTTTTTACCGGCGATCTGGTAAACAACGCCGCCTGGGAAATTGAGCCCTACATCAATCACTTTAAGCAATTGAAGGCACCGTTTGGGCAATTCTCCATCCTGGGCAATCATGATTATGGCGACTATATTCAATGGGACAGCGAAGCTGAGAAAGACGCGAACCTTGACCGGTTAAAAGAAAATCACGCTAAAATGGATTTCCGCCTGCTGCTGGATGAGAACCTGACACTGCAGAAAAACGGGCAGCAGATCACGCTCATCGGCGTGCAAAACTGGGGACAAGGCTTTAAACAAAAAGGCGACCTGGAGAAAGCGCTGCGCGGAGTTGACGGGCGCGCATTCAAAATCCTGCTCTCGCATGATCCTACCCATTGGGAAAAGATTGTAAAACAGCATCCAACCAAAATCCACCTTACCCTATCAGGCCACACTCATGGCGCCCAATTTGGCATTGAAGCCGCCTGGCTGCGCTGGAGCCCTGTGCAATACCGTTACCCACACTGGGCCGGGCATGCGCAATATCATGGCAGACATTTGTATATTAACCGGGGCTTTGGCTTCCTGGCATTTTCGGGCAGACTGGGCATCTGGCCCGAAGTAACAGTTATTACCTTAAAAAAGGGCAAAGCGGCTCAAGCTTAG
- a CDS encoding TMEM175 family protein — protein sequence MKKSRLEAFSDGVIAIIITIMVLELKVPHGDDVHSLLPLLPEFVSYILSFVYVGIYWNNHHHMIYTVDSINGKVLWANLGLLFWLSLIPFVTAWMGENHFSRWPIMLYGFVLMMNSIAYIILARLLVLEAGPDSELAKAFGNDKKSKVSAAIYLSAMAISYFYPWVGFALYWVVALIWIIPDTRIEKHVPGKDCPPAE from the coding sequence ATGAAGAAATCGCGACTCGAAGCATTTAGCGATGGCGTTATTGCCATCATTATCACCATTATGGTATTGGAACTCAAGGTTCCGCACGGCGATGATGTGCATTCGTTACTCCCCTTGCTACCCGAGTTTGTGAGCTATATCCTCAGCTTTGTATATGTGGGTATCTATTGGAACAACCATCACCACATGATTTATACTGTAGATAGCATTAACGGTAAAGTGCTTTGGGCCAACCTGGGGTTGCTGTTCTGGCTCTCGCTCATACCGTTTGTTACTGCCTGGATGGGCGAAAATCATTTTAGCCGCTGGCCTATTATGCTCTATGGGTTTGTACTGATGATGAACTCTATTGCCTACATCATCCTGGCGCGTTTACTGGTGCTGGAAGCCGGGCCCGATTCTGAGCTGGCAAAAGCGTTTGGTAACGACAAGAAAAGCAAAGTATCAGCCGCAATTTATCTTAGCGCCATGGCCATCTCTTACTTCTACCCATGGGTTGGTTTTGCCCTGTATTGGGTAGTTGCCCTCATCTGGATCATCCCTGATACCCGCATTGAGAAGCATGTGCCGGGTAAAGATTGCCCACCGGCTGAATAA
- the argG gene encoding argininosuccinate synthase — MKKKVVLAYSGGLDTSFCCIYLTRDLGLEVHSVIVNTGGFSEEELKKVEERAFQMGVTSHHVVDETENFYNTCVRYLIYGNVLKNNTYPLSVSAERVSQATAIANYAKEIGAEYVAHGSTGAGNDQVRFDMIFNILIPNVQIMTPIRDLKLSREEEIEYLKKHGVDMNFEKAKYSINKGIWGTSVGGKETLTSRYTLPEEAWPTQVTSSEVKDLELTFEKGELVAIDGEKYDHPTKAIQALQAIAQPYGIGRDIHVGDTIIGIKGRVGFEAAAPIIIIKAHHTLEKHVLTKWQLSWKDQLSSFYGNWLHEGQFHDPIMRNIEAFLNDTQENVSGKVYVQLHPYRFNVVGIESEHDLMSSKFGSYGEMNNAWTGEDVKGFSKIFGNQVMIYHKVNG, encoded by the coding sequence ATGAAAAAGAAAGTAGTATTAGCCTATAGCGGCGGTTTAGACACTTCATTTTGCTGTATTTATTTGACCCGCGATTTAGGTCTGGAAGTTCACTCGGTAATTGTTAATACCGGTGGTTTTAGCGAGGAAGAGTTGAAAAAGGTAGAAGAGCGCGCTTTCCAAATGGGCGTAACCAGTCACCACGTGGTTGATGAGACCGAGAATTTCTACAATACTTGCGTGCGCTACCTGATCTACGGTAACGTGCTTAAAAATAATACTTACCCGCTGTCAGTTAGTGCCGAGCGTGTAAGCCAGGCTACCGCCATTGCCAACTACGCTAAAGAGATTGGTGCTGAGTATGTGGCCCATGGTTCAACCGGTGCCGGTAATGATCAGGTACGTTTTGATATGATCTTCAATATCCTGATCCCTAACGTACAGATCATGACCCCGATTCGCGATCTGAAACTGAGCCGCGAAGAAGAGATTGAGTACCTGAAGAAACATGGCGTAGACATGAACTTCGAGAAAGCCAAATACTCTATCAACAAAGGCATCTGGGGTACATCTGTAGGTGGTAAAGAAACACTAACCAGCCGCTATACCCTGCCTGAAGAGGCATGGCCAACTCAGGTAACTTCATCAGAAGTGAAAGACCTGGAGCTGACTTTTGAAAAAGGTGAGCTGGTAGCTATCGACGGTGAGAAGTATGATCATCCAACCAAAGCCATCCAGGCGCTGCAGGCAATTGCACAGCCGTATGGCATTGGCCGCGATATTCACGTGGGCGATACCATCATCGGTATTAAAGGTCGCGTTGGTTTTGAGGCTGCTGCGCCAATCATCATCATCAAAGCACACCATACGCTGGAGAAACACGTATTAACTAAATGGCAGCTGTCATGGAAAGATCAACTGTCATCTTTCTACGGTAACTGGCTGCACGAAGGTCAGTTCCACGACCCGATTATGCGTAACATCGAGGCTTTCCTGAATGATACGCAGGAGAACGTGAGCGGTAAAGTATATGTGCAGTTGCACCCATACCGTTTCAATGTGGTAGGCATTGAGTCTGAACACGACCTGATGTCGAGTAAATTTGGTAGCTATGGCGAAATGAATAACGCCTGGACCGGCGAGGATGTTAAAGGTTTCTCTAAGATCTTCGGTAACCAGGTAATGATTTATCATAAAGTAAACGGTTAA
- the argC gene encoding N-acetyl-gamma-glutamyl-phosphate reductase: protein MLNKVKAGIIGGAGYTGGELLRILVNHPSVEIVFVNSSSNAGNYIYDVHTDLFGDTDLKFTGELHYDIHVLFLCVGHGDARKFMDANTVPDSVKIIDLSQDFRLNAKSSHQSKAFVYGLPELNREAIKKAANIANPGCFATCLQLGLLPLASKQLLTDEVHVTATTGSTGAGQKATSTTHFTWRNDNLSVYKAFDHQHLNEISESLNQLQPGFIPDGKATGAINFIPYRGDYTRGIIASIYIDSNLSDKEALALYQDYYAGHPFTHVTDRDIDLKQIVNTNKCFIQVKKHGNKLLIISIMDNLLKGASGQAVQNMNLLFGLNETEGLRLKATAF, encoded by the coding sequence ATGTTGAATAAAGTAAAAGCAGGCATTATTGGCGGCGCGGGTTATACCGGCGGCGAGTTGCTGCGCATATTGGTAAATCACCCATCGGTTGAAATTGTATTTGTAAACAGCAGCAGCAATGCCGGCAATTACATTTATGATGTGCATACCGACTTGTTTGGGGATACCGACCTGAAGTTTACCGGCGAGCTGCATTACGATATACACGTACTGTTTTTGTGCGTTGGGCATGGTGATGCACGCAAATTTATGGATGCCAACACGGTGCCTGATAGCGTGAAGATCATCGATCTGAGTCAGGATTTTCGTCTGAATGCCAAATCATCGCACCAAAGCAAGGCATTTGTGTACGGCCTGCCTGAACTGAATCGCGAAGCCATCAAAAAGGCTGCTAACATTGCTAACCCGGGTTGTTTTGCCACTTGCTTACAACTGGGCCTGTTGCCGCTGGCTTCAAAGCAATTGCTGACTGACGAGGTGCACGTAACGGCTACCACCGGCTCAACCGGTGCCGGCCAAAAGGCTACTTCTACCACGCACTTTACCTGGCGTAATGACAACCTTTCGGTTTACAAAGCTTTTGATCACCAGCATTTGAACGAGATCAGCGAGTCGTTGAATCAATTGCAGCCGGGTTTTATTCCGGATGGCAAAGCTACCGGTGCCATCAACTTTATTCCTTACCGCGGCGATTACACCCGAGGCATTATTGCCTCGATATATATAGACAGTAACCTGAGCGATAAAGAAGCCTTGGCGCTGTATCAAGACTATTATGCCGGTCACCCGTTTACCCACGTAACCGACAGGGACATAGATCTGAAACAGATCGTAAACACCAACAAGTGCTTCATCCAGGTGAAGAAACACGGAAACAAATTACTCATCATCAGTATTATGGATAACCTGTTAAAAGGTGCATCCGGCCAGGCTGTGCAGAACATGAACCTGCTGTTTGGTTTAAATGAAACTGAAGGATTGAGATTGAAAGCGACAGCTTTTTAA
- a CDS encoding lipid-binding SYLF domain-containing protein: MKTLKVLMAPLLVLALVVTTSAKVADDGKETERVEKSAGVIHDFGKMKESIPSQLFDQAQGIIIIPKMINAGLAVGGKRGKGVAMVKLPNGGWSDPVFVTFTGGSFGLQIGVQAVDLVLVFKHKYVLTKMQNGDFTIGGDISVAAGPVGRSSTASTDYKLEAEVYSYSRSKGLFAGLTVNGSNISVDKSAIANFYGAGTTSKELFEQSKNSSTAVVSLKASLKALGK; encoded by the coding sequence ATGAAAACTTTAAAAGTATTGATGGCTCCGCTGCTGGTGCTGGCCCTGGTGGTAACCACCTCGGCAAAGGTGGCAGATGACGGCAAGGAAACCGAGCGTGTGGAGAAATCTGCAGGGGTAATTCATGATTTTGGTAAGATGAAAGAGAGTATCCCATCGCAGTTGTTTGATCAGGCGCAGGGTATCATCATTATACCTAAAATGATTAATGCCGGCCTGGCTGTTGGTGGCAAACGCGGCAAAGGTGTGGCCATGGTTAAACTGCCAAATGGCGGTTGGAGCGATCCGGTATTTGTAACCTTTACTGGTGGTAGCTTTGGCTTGCAGATTGGCGTACAGGCGGTTGATCTGGTGTTGGTTTTTAAACACAAATACGTATTGACCAAAATGCAGAACGGTGATTTTACCATCGGCGGCGATATCTCGGTAGCTGCTGGTCCGGTGGGGCGCAGCTCTACTGCCAGTACAGACTATAAGCTAGAGGCCGAAGTTTACTCCTACTCGCGCAGTAAAGGTCTATTTGCGGGGCTGACTGTTAACGGCTCAAATATTTCGGTTGATAAATCGGCCATTGCCAATTTTTATGGTGCAGGCACCACTTCAAAAGAGTTGTTTGAGCAATCAAAGAATAGTTCAACTGCAGTAGTATCGCTTAAAGCATCGCTTAAGGCGCTGGGTAAGTAA